Proteins encoded within one genomic window of Brassica rapa cultivar Chiifu-401-42 chromosome A09, CAAS_Brap_v3.01, whole genome shotgun sequence:
- the LOC103841798 gene encoding flowering time control protein FPA isoform X1 gives MAPVMKPSRGREPDGSGFQSTNLWVGSLTSDTTESDLADLFGRFGDIDRLTAYSSRCFAFIYYRRVEEAVAAKEALQGANLNGSRIKIEFARPAKPCKSLWVGGISSSVPKDVLEAEFRKFGEIESFRFLKDRKTAFIDYFDVDDAVQAKTMNGKRLGGSFLRVDFLRSQGPRKEPRLGSEDGRDGSLSAKHQQYTHSSGDGQASNVLWIGYPPSVQIDERLLHNSMILFGEIERCVSYPSRHFSLVEFRSIEEARCAKEGLQGRLFNDPRITIMYQNDNIPPGRGDDTGFYSGVKRSRPEMFISDPPYISSPHSSVVLDPVRPFRGSMERFGPEYGDVVGNEGSWKRPSPSGAGILPSPAPSRRLPIRSNRGSWEGYDPAQLDREPKRTRRDGSVDAFPPMGVDDRITGLDRTYRRRPGRGFPDTDFIWRGVIAKGGTPVCHARCVPIGKGIESELPEMVNCSARTGLDMLAKHYTEAIGFEIVFFLPDSEDDFASYTEFLQYLGSKNRAGVAKLDDGTTLFLVPPSDFLTDVLKVSGRERLYGVVLKLPPPPVPAALSYRQESHTVPPHYLDQSRDSPADANHGLYAAREDQAWGIQEPMKPVAVHNTATPQAGVSLTPELIATLASLLPTNSQPESHQAVGEAPSQAWNRDQSMVSDPSNHSFQQLGNQYNPVGQLPPPHPVHYPPVSSTPSYSGGMVQGGMQYQAALPPPPSDNYSMYSQGSHQALYQHETPMLNQNYVSVPGAANPGLLGYQGYQQGNYHGLTNNQAYNENPSHSQIAMPPPTQQQPQLAAGQGTSDGEVDKSQQYQSTLQLAANLLQQIQQRQQLPSNASTGQGP, from the exons ATGGCACCAGTAATGAAGCCTTCAAGAGGCCGTGAACCCGACGGATCTGGATTCCAATCCACCAATCTCTGGGTCGGTAGTCTGACCTCCGATACTACCGAATCCGATCTCGCCGATCTGTTCGGAAGGTTCGGCGATATCGACAGGCTCACCGCGTATTCTTCCCGCTGCTTCGCCTTTATCTACTACAGGCGCGTTGAGGAAGCCGTAGCTGCAAAGGAAGCTCTTCAAGGCGCCAATCTGAACGGGAGTCGCATTAAAATCGAATTCGCACGACCG GCAAAACCTTGTAAGAGTCTTTGGGTGGGTGGAATCAGCTCGAGTGTCCCGAAGGATGTACTCGAGGCAGAGTTCAGGAAGTTTGGGGAAATCGAAAGTTTCAGGTTTCTTAAGGATCGCAAGACGGCTTTTATTGACTATTTTGACGTGGACGATGCTGTACAGGCAAAGACCATGAACGGGAAGCGACTAGGTGGTAGCTTTTTGCGAGTTGATTTTCTTCGGTCACAAGGGCCAAGAAAA GAACCACGGCTTGGATCCGAAGATGGCAGGGATGGCAGTTTGAGTGCTAAGCACCAG CAGTATACTCACTCATCTGGAGATGGCCAAGCAAGTAACGTTCTGTGGATTGGGTACCCTCCTTCTGTTCAGATAGACGAACGACTGCTGCACAATTCCATGATTCTTTTTGGTGAGATTGAGAGATGTGTTAGCTATCCATCAAGGCATTTCTCACTTGTGGAATTTAGAAGCATTGAGGAAGCTCGCTGTGCTAAGGAAGGACTACAGGGAAGGTTATTCAACGATCCAAGAATCACAATCATGTACCAAAACGATAACATTCCCCCTGGACGGGGAGATGATACCGGTTTTTATTCTGGTGTCAAACGGTCAAGACCTGAGATGTTCATCAGTGATCCTCCGTACATATCGTCACCACATTCCAGTGTGGTTCTTGACCCTGTGAGGCCCTTCCGAGGTAGCATGGAACGTTTTGGTCCAGAATATGGCGATGTGGTTGGCAACGAAGGAAGCTGGAAAAGGCCATCTCCTAGTGGAGCTGGAATACTCCCGTCTCCCGCACCAAGTAGAAGGCTACCCATTCGGTCAAACCGTGGTTCTTGGGAAGGATATGATCCTGCTCAGTTGGATAGAGAACCTAAAAGAACTCGTAGAGATGGATCTGTAGATGCTTTTCCTCCGATGGGTGTAGATGATCGTATCACTGGGTTGGATAGGACATATCGACGTAGACCAGGCCGTGGTTTCCCTGATACTGATTTCATTTGGAGAGGAGTCATAGCCAAAGGTGGAACTCCTGTTTGTCATGCTCGTTGTGTACCTATTGGAAAGGGGATTGAATCTGAACT CCCTGAGATGGTCAATTGTTCAGCACGAACGGGTTTGGATATGCTTGCCAAACACTATACGGAAGCAATTGGATTTGAAATCGTTTTCTTCTTACCAGACAGCGAAGACGACTTCGCGTCTTATACTGAATTTCTCCAATATCTTGGTTCAAAGAATAGAGCAGGTGTTGCCAAATTAGATGATGGAACCACTTTGTTTTTGGTTCCACCATCGGATTTCTTAACTGATGTGCTCAAAGTATCCGGTCGAGAGAGGCTATACGGTGTTGTTCTCAAATTGCCTCCACCACCTGTTCCTGCAGCTTTATCGTATAGACAAGAATCTCATACCGTTCCTCCACACTATCTGGATCAATCTCGAGATTCGCCTGCCGATGCCAATCACGGTTTGTACGCTGCTAGGGAAGATCAAGCCTGGGGTATACAGGAACCAATGAAGCCTGTTGCTGTACATAACACTGCAACGCCTCAAGCCGGGGTTAGTCTAACGCCTGAGCTAATAGCCACTCTTGCCTCCTTGCTCCCAACAAATTCTCAACCAGAAAGTCACCAAGCCGTTGGAGAAGCTCCATCACAAGCCTGGAATAGAGATCAATCAATGGTTTCTGACCCATCAAATCACTCGTTTCAACAATTAGGCAATCAGTACAATCCGGTGGGGCAACTCCCTCCTCCTCATCCGGTGCATTATCCTCCAGTGTCGAGCACACCGAGCTACTCCGGTGGAATGGTACAAGGTGGTATGCAATACCAGGCTGCGTTACCTCCACCACCATCGGATAATTACTCCATGTACTCTCAAGGTTCACATCAAGCTCTGTATCAGCATGAAACTCCCATGCTTAACCAAAACTACGTATCGGTCCCTGGAGCTGCGAACCCTGGTTTGCTTGGTTATCAGGGTTATCAGCAAGGTAACTATCACGGTCTGACAAATAATCAAGCCTATAACGAAAATCCTTCCCATTCTCAAATTGCGATGCCACCACCAACACAACAGCAGCCACAGCTTGCGGCTGGTCAAGGTACATCAGATGGTGAGGTCGACAAGAGCCAGCAATATCAGTCGACTCTACAGCTTGCGGCTAACCTTCTTCAACAGATTCAGCAACGGCAGCAACTGCCATCAAATGCTTCGACTGGACAAGGGCCTTGA
- the LOC103841797 gene encoding 60S ribosomal protein L38, whose amino-acid sequence MPKQIHEIKDFLLTARRKDARSVKIKRSKDIVKFKVRCSRYLYTLCVFDQEKADKLKQSLPPGLSVQDL is encoded by the exons ATG CCTAAGCAAATCCACGAGATCAAGGACTTCCTTCTGACCGCGAGGAGGAAGGATGCGAGGTCAGTGAAGATCAAGAGAAGCAAGGATATTGTCAAGTTCAAGGTCAGGTGCTCGAGGTACCTCTACACACTTTGCGTCTTCGACCAAGAGAAGGCTGATAAGCTTAAGCAGTCTCTTCCTCCAG GTTTGAGTGTGCAAGACCTTTGA
- the LOC103841796 gene encoding RHOMBOID-like protein 13, protein MGRPLLYDIIEKPATSCIITLCSLIWFLIQKKSIGYSQVGLSYETAAQGHYWRIITSAFSHISVLHLVFNMSALWSLGVVEQLKHLGLGTAYYLHYTLVLVIFSGGLVIGMYHLLIGRFKIEYFRRVTAVGYSCVVFGWMTILSVKQPSSKLDLFGVLSLPISFAPFESLIFTSIIVPQASFLGHLSGILVGYAVSWGLIGGMNNYWAVTMLGWIVVVFVFSLKKSGAYDFSFLEIESVSDASLPSLRFVGNGRTLQASAVPLSGVEVI, encoded by the coding sequence ATGGGAAGACCCTTGCTTTACGACATCATCGAGAAACCCGCAACGAGCTGCATCATAACCCTATGCAGCTTAATCTGGTTCCTGATCCAGAAGAAGAGTATCGGCTACTCCCAAGTTGGGCTAAGCTACGAGACTGCTGCTCAAGGGCATTACTGGAGAATCATCACCTCTGCTTTCTCCCACATCAGCGTCTTGCATCTCGTCTTCAACATGAGTGCTCTCTGGAGTCTCGGCGTTGTTGAACAGTTAAAGCATTTAGGTCTCGGAACTGCTTACTATCTTCACTACACTCTTGTTCTTGTTATCTTCTCTGGTGGTTTGGTTATTGGGATGTATCATCTGCTCATTGGTAGGTTCAAGATCGAGTATTTCAGGAGAGTTACTGCTGTTGGGTACTCTTGCGTTGTGTTTGGTTGGATGACGATTTTGTCTGTGAAGCAGCCTTCTTCGAAGCTTGATCTTTTTGGGGTTTTGTCTCTTCCCATTAGCTTTGCGCCCTTTGAGTCGCTTATTTTCACTTCTATTATTGTTCCGCAAGCTAGCTTTCTGGGGCATTTGTCGGGGATTCTTGTTGGTTACGCTGTTTCGTGGGGTTTGATTGGTGGGATGAACAACTACTGGGCTGTTACCATGCTTGGTTGGATCGTTGTGGTGTTTGTCTTCAGTTTGAAGAAGTCTGGTGCTTATGATTTCAGTTTTCTTGAGATTGAGTCGGTTAGTGATGCTTCTTTGCCTTCGCTGCGGTTTGTTGGAAACGGACGGACCTTGCAAGCTAGTGCAGTTCCTCTTAGTGGAGTGGAAGTTATATGA
- the LOC103841798 gene encoding flowering time control protein FPA isoform X2, with amino-acid sequence MAPVMKPSRGREPDGSGFQSTNLWVGSLTSDTTESDLADLFGRFGDIDRLTAYSSRCFAFIYYRRVEEAVAAKEALQGANLNGSRIKIEFARPAKPCKSLWVGGISSSVPKDVLEAEFRKFGEIESFRFLKDRKTAFIDYFDVDDAVQAKTMNGKRLGGSFLRVDFLRSQGPRKEPRLGSEDGRDGSLSAKHQYTHSSGDGQASNVLWIGYPPSVQIDERLLHNSMILFGEIERCVSYPSRHFSLVEFRSIEEARCAKEGLQGRLFNDPRITIMYQNDNIPPGRGDDTGFYSGVKRSRPEMFISDPPYISSPHSSVVLDPVRPFRGSMERFGPEYGDVVGNEGSWKRPSPSGAGILPSPAPSRRLPIRSNRGSWEGYDPAQLDREPKRTRRDGSVDAFPPMGVDDRITGLDRTYRRRPGRGFPDTDFIWRGVIAKGGTPVCHARCVPIGKGIESELPEMVNCSARTGLDMLAKHYTEAIGFEIVFFLPDSEDDFASYTEFLQYLGSKNRAGVAKLDDGTTLFLVPPSDFLTDVLKVSGRERLYGVVLKLPPPPVPAALSYRQESHTVPPHYLDQSRDSPADANHGLYAAREDQAWGIQEPMKPVAVHNTATPQAGVSLTPELIATLASLLPTNSQPESHQAVGEAPSQAWNRDQSMVSDPSNHSFQQLGNQYNPVGQLPPPHPVHYPPVSSTPSYSGGMVQGGMQYQAALPPPPSDNYSMYSQGSHQALYQHETPMLNQNYVSVPGAANPGLLGYQGYQQGNYHGLTNNQAYNENPSHSQIAMPPPTQQQPQLAAGQGTSDGEVDKSQQYQSTLQLAANLLQQIQQRQQLPSNASTGQGP; translated from the exons ATGGCACCAGTAATGAAGCCTTCAAGAGGCCGTGAACCCGACGGATCTGGATTCCAATCCACCAATCTCTGGGTCGGTAGTCTGACCTCCGATACTACCGAATCCGATCTCGCCGATCTGTTCGGAAGGTTCGGCGATATCGACAGGCTCACCGCGTATTCTTCCCGCTGCTTCGCCTTTATCTACTACAGGCGCGTTGAGGAAGCCGTAGCTGCAAAGGAAGCTCTTCAAGGCGCCAATCTGAACGGGAGTCGCATTAAAATCGAATTCGCACGACCG GCAAAACCTTGTAAGAGTCTTTGGGTGGGTGGAATCAGCTCGAGTGTCCCGAAGGATGTACTCGAGGCAGAGTTCAGGAAGTTTGGGGAAATCGAAAGTTTCAGGTTTCTTAAGGATCGCAAGACGGCTTTTATTGACTATTTTGACGTGGACGATGCTGTACAGGCAAAGACCATGAACGGGAAGCGACTAGGTGGTAGCTTTTTGCGAGTTGATTTTCTTCGGTCACAAGGGCCAAGAAAA GAACCACGGCTTGGATCCGAAGATGGCAGGGATGGCAGTTTGAGTGCTAAGCACCAG TATACTCACTCATCTGGAGATGGCCAAGCAAGTAACGTTCTGTGGATTGGGTACCCTCCTTCTGTTCAGATAGACGAACGACTGCTGCACAATTCCATGATTCTTTTTGGTGAGATTGAGAGATGTGTTAGCTATCCATCAAGGCATTTCTCACTTGTGGAATTTAGAAGCATTGAGGAAGCTCGCTGTGCTAAGGAAGGACTACAGGGAAGGTTATTCAACGATCCAAGAATCACAATCATGTACCAAAACGATAACATTCCCCCTGGACGGGGAGATGATACCGGTTTTTATTCTGGTGTCAAACGGTCAAGACCTGAGATGTTCATCAGTGATCCTCCGTACATATCGTCACCACATTCCAGTGTGGTTCTTGACCCTGTGAGGCCCTTCCGAGGTAGCATGGAACGTTTTGGTCCAGAATATGGCGATGTGGTTGGCAACGAAGGAAGCTGGAAAAGGCCATCTCCTAGTGGAGCTGGAATACTCCCGTCTCCCGCACCAAGTAGAAGGCTACCCATTCGGTCAAACCGTGGTTCTTGGGAAGGATATGATCCTGCTCAGTTGGATAGAGAACCTAAAAGAACTCGTAGAGATGGATCTGTAGATGCTTTTCCTCCGATGGGTGTAGATGATCGTATCACTGGGTTGGATAGGACATATCGACGTAGACCAGGCCGTGGTTTCCCTGATACTGATTTCATTTGGAGAGGAGTCATAGCCAAAGGTGGAACTCCTGTTTGTCATGCTCGTTGTGTACCTATTGGAAAGGGGATTGAATCTGAACT CCCTGAGATGGTCAATTGTTCAGCACGAACGGGTTTGGATATGCTTGCCAAACACTATACGGAAGCAATTGGATTTGAAATCGTTTTCTTCTTACCAGACAGCGAAGACGACTTCGCGTCTTATACTGAATTTCTCCAATATCTTGGTTCAAAGAATAGAGCAGGTGTTGCCAAATTAGATGATGGAACCACTTTGTTTTTGGTTCCACCATCGGATTTCTTAACTGATGTGCTCAAAGTATCCGGTCGAGAGAGGCTATACGGTGTTGTTCTCAAATTGCCTCCACCACCTGTTCCTGCAGCTTTATCGTATAGACAAGAATCTCATACCGTTCCTCCACACTATCTGGATCAATCTCGAGATTCGCCTGCCGATGCCAATCACGGTTTGTACGCTGCTAGGGAAGATCAAGCCTGGGGTATACAGGAACCAATGAAGCCTGTTGCTGTACATAACACTGCAACGCCTCAAGCCGGGGTTAGTCTAACGCCTGAGCTAATAGCCACTCTTGCCTCCTTGCTCCCAACAAATTCTCAACCAGAAAGTCACCAAGCCGTTGGAGAAGCTCCATCACAAGCCTGGAATAGAGATCAATCAATGGTTTCTGACCCATCAAATCACTCGTTTCAACAATTAGGCAATCAGTACAATCCGGTGGGGCAACTCCCTCCTCCTCATCCGGTGCATTATCCTCCAGTGTCGAGCACACCGAGCTACTCCGGTGGAATGGTACAAGGTGGTATGCAATACCAGGCTGCGTTACCTCCACCACCATCGGATAATTACTCCATGTACTCTCAAGGTTCACATCAAGCTCTGTATCAGCATGAAACTCCCATGCTTAACCAAAACTACGTATCGGTCCCTGGAGCTGCGAACCCTGGTTTGCTTGGTTATCAGGGTTATCAGCAAGGTAACTATCACGGTCTGACAAATAATCAAGCCTATAACGAAAATCCTTCCCATTCTCAAATTGCGATGCCACCACCAACACAACAGCAGCCACAGCTTGCGGCTGGTCAAGGTACATCAGATGGTGAGGTCGACAAGAGCCAGCAATATCAGTCGACTCTACAGCTTGCGGCTAACCTTCTTCAACAGATTCAGCAACGGCAGCAACTGCCATCAAATGCTTCGACTGGACAAGGGCCTTGA
- the LOC103841802 gene encoding sister chromatid cohesion 1 protein 3, whose product MFYSHVYLARKGPLGTVWAAAHLQQRLKKSHYTATNIPKTVDLIMFPEAPLALRLSGHLLLGVVRIYSKQVDYLFRDCALVTSWLSKSFVSTQVDLPEDARQAPVESVTLPQALNLDDFQLDDDTQEGEYDNHLRSQEDITLTDQIPTGVDPYVAITFDDDLSSGPSPMDVDQATEPVSAHPGDTDVEMTFETEVNNERGDFNVGRNDTEEIPEFQDPRPSNLTEPLNLSPERGNANSPGSVPEVEIRRDAAAAHGLSPASHLPFATEHTEPLDETMNEKEPSIPNLDDEVLSSRGQAFELRSGSPGFAGFEEERDNFVHPSPQLALQPTPPPPPPAQQPRRRKRKHFDKVTVLTNRIMKERLEDPSDILRKRKKMPSSKLSMWRMNNQAKKDQIFSEPLLTGCSDALRSVFDKDCVSSKPNLAVPNESVPEPAPVSSPTREAEAEVRPTSSVPQSPIPDSTHPDTTLQQSPVRQTEDIQDSAGPQSARGESVPREAQSPPPFNDDDTGIERFRDGGYTDFMPSPPPRFSPSSRTDDFTTQTSRAWETESYRTEPSTSAYRDDMPGLMNSGISAIPEMADEELYFLDVGGNTPVRSPASQDSDALTGRTRALAQYLKERSSSGPSSSSSSGDLSLGKILEGKTRKLAARMFFETLVLKSRGLIDMQQEQPYSDITLKLMPGLFSKVQQ is encoded by the exons atgttttaTTCGCATGTTTACTTGGCTCGGAAGGGTCCTCTGGGAACGGTTTGGGCCGCCGCGCACTTGCAACAACGCCTCAAGAAGTCTCACTACACCGCCACCAACATCCCCAAAACCGTTG aTCTTATAATGTTCCCGGAGGCACCTTTGGCATTGAGATTGTCGGGTCATCTTTTACTTGGTGTTGTCCGAATCTATTCAAAGCAAGTTGATTATCTGTTCCGTGACTGTGCTCTCGTCACTTCTTGGTTATCCAAGTCTTTCGTTTCTACTCAAGTTGATTTGCCTGAGGATGCGAGGCAGGCTCCTGTTGAGTCTGTGACTTTGCCTCAAGCATTGAACTTGGACGACTTCCAATTGGATGATGACACGCAAGAAGG TGAATATGAtaatcatcttaggagtcaggAAGATATCACTCTTACAG ATCAAATCCCCACTGGTGTTGATCCTTATGTTGCTATAACATTCGATGAT GACCTCAGTTCAGGACCTAGCCCAATGGATGTTGA CCAAGCTACAGAGCCTGTTAGTGCGCATCCTGGTGATACTGATGTTGAAATGACTTTTGAGACAGAAGTAAACAATGAGCGAGGAGACTTCAATGTTGGTCGTAACGACACAGAGGAAATCCCTGAGTTCCAGGATCCTAGACCGAGTAACTTGACGGAACCGCTTAATCTCAGTCCAGAGAGAGGCAATGCCAATTCTCCTGGAAGTGTTCCCGAGGTTGAGATAAGGCGTGATGCTGCTGCTGCTCACGGTTTAAGCCCTGCGTCCCATTTACCATTCGCTACAGAACACACTGAACCTTTAGATGAAACTATGAACGAGAAGGAACCCAGTATCCCTAACCTTGATGATGAAGTGTTGAGTTCTAGAGGACAGGCGTTTGAGCTTCGCTCAGGATCTCCAGGCTTTGCTGGTTTTGAGGAAGAACGTGATAATTTTG TCCATCCATCACCTCAACTAGCTCTTCAGCCAactccaccacctcctcctcctgcaCAACAACCAAGGCGAAGGAAGAGGAAGCATTTTGATAAGGTCACAGTATTAACTAACAG GATCATGAAAGAGAGGCTTGAGGATCCTAGTGATATTCTTCGTAAGAGAAAGAAGATGCCTTCCTCTAAACTAAGTATGTGGAGAATGAATAACCAGGCAAAGAAGGATCAAATCTTCAGTGAGCCCTTGCTTACAG GCTGTTCAGATGCTCTACGCAGTGTCTTTGATAAGGACTGTGTATCTTCAAAGCCAAATCTTGCTGTTCCTAATGAAAGTGTTCCAGAACCTGCACCTGTATCATCTCCTACTCGTGAAGCTGAAGCTGAAGTTCGCCCTACCTCTTCAGTTCCTCAATCTCCGATTCCTGATTCTACTCATCCAGACACTACACTTCAGCAGTCTCCGGTTCGTCAAACTGAAGATATCCAAGACTCTGCAGGTCCTCAATCCGCGCGTGGAGAGTCTGTACCAAGAGAAGCACAATCTCCACCGCCATTTAATGATGATGACACAGGAATCGAACGCTTCAGAGATGGTGGTTACACTGACTTCATGCCGTCGCCACCTCCTAGGTTTTCACCTTCTAGTAGAACCGATGACTTCACCACTCAGACTAGTAGAGCTTGGGAGACGGAATCTTATAGAACAGAGCCTTCAACTTCCGCATATCGAGATGATATGCCTGGACTAATGAACTCAGGGATCTCAGCTATTCCCGAAATGGCAGACGAG GAGCTTTATTTCCTGGATGTAGGTGGCAACACTCCGGTGAGATCACCAGCTAGTCAAGATTCTGATGCTTTGACAGGGAGAACAAG AGCCTTGGCTCAGTATCTTAAAGAACGCTCTTCGAGTGGTCCCTCTTCAAGCTCTTCTTCAGGAGATCTAAGTTTGGGAAAGATCTTGGAGGGAAAGACAAGGAAGCTAGCTGCTCGAATGTTCTTTGAGACACTG GTGTTGAAGTCTAGAGGACTTATTGATATGCAACAGGAGCAACCTTACAGCGATATCACTCTGAAGTTGATGCCTGGCCTTTTTTCAAAGGTTCAACAATGA
- the LOC103841800 gene encoding protein STRICTOSIDINE SYNTHASE-LIKE 13: MEKKGQNGTHDSLLTHYPVLCIIALSIIFIAIDPFHISPVGGREFKPVKHEVAPYKQVMDNWPRDNLSQLGHHGKLEFVDEVFGPESLEFDSLGRGPYTGLADGRVVRWMGEAIGWETFSVVTSKWSEKICARGVHSTTNKQRKHEKLCGRPLGLRFDKESGNLYIADAYYGLLMVGPEGGVATPLATHVEGKPILFANDLDIHRNGSIFFTDTSKRYDRANHFFILLEGESTGRLLRYDPPTKTTHVVLDGLAFPNGIQLSKDQSFLLFTETTNCRLVKYWLEGSKRGEIEVVADLPGFPDNVRMNEKGEFWVAIDCCRTPVQEVLANNPWIKSIYFRLPIPMKLLATAMGMKMYTVISRFDEDGKVLEVLEDRHGKVMKLVSEVREVQGKLWIGTVAHNHIATLPYPLAVN, encoded by the exons ATGGAGAAGAAAGGCCAGAATGGTACACATGACTCCTTGCTGACTCATTACCCGGTTCTCTGTATCATTGCCTTGTCTATAATTTTCATAGCGATTGACCCCTTTCACATAAGTCCAGTGGGTGGTCGTGAGTTCAAACCCGTGAAGCATGAGGTTGCTCCATACAAGCAAGTCATGGATAACTGGCCAAGAGACAACCTTAGTCAACTGGGTCATCATGGGAAGCTCGAGTTTGTGGACGAAGTCTTTGGTCCAGAGTCATTAGAGTTTGATAGTTTAGGCCGTGGTCCATACACAGGATTAGCTGATGGAAGAGTGGTTAGATGGATGGGTGAAGCAATCGGATGGGAGACATTCTCCGTTGTAACATCAAAATG GTCAGAGAAGATTTGCGCAAGAGGTGTGCATTCAACAACGAATAAGCAACGGAAGCACGAGAAGCTGTGTGGGCGACCTCTTGGACTGAGATTTGACAAAGAGAGTGGAAACCTGTACATTGCAGACGCTTACTATGGTCTACTAATGGTTGGTCCTGAAGGAGGGGTAGCTACGCCTTTAGCTACTCATGTGGAAGGGAAGCCTATACTCTTTGCCAACGATCTTGACATTCACAGAAATGGCTCAATCTTCTTTACCGACACAAGCAAAAGATATGACAGAGC GAATCATTTCTTCATATTACTTGAAGGAGAATCAACAGGGAGGCTTCTTAGGTATGACCCACCTACCAAAACAACACACGTTGTGCTTGATGGTTTGGCTTTTCCCAATGGCATTCAACTCTCTAAAGACCAATCTTTCCTTCTCTTCACAGAAACAACTAATTGCAG GTTAGTGAAATACTGGCTGGAGGGTTCAAAGAGAGGTGAAATTGAGGTGGTGGCAGATCTACCGGGATTCCCAGACAATGTGAGAATGAACGAGAAGGGTGAGTTTTGGGTTGCAATAGACTGTTGCAGAACACCGGTTCAAGAGGTTCTTGCAAACAATCCTTGGATAAAGAGCATCTACTTTCGGTTGCCTATACCGATGAAGCTACTGGCGACAGCCATGGGGATGAAAATGTACACTGTGATATCGAGATTCGATGAGGATGGTAAGGTCTTGGAGGTTCTGGAGGATAGACACGGAAAGGTAATGAAGCTTGTTAGTGAAGTGAGGGAGGTTCAAGGGAAGCTTTGGATTGGAACAGTGGCTCATAACCATATTGCCACTTTGCCTTATCCTCTAGCAGTGAATTAG